The Toxorhynchites rutilus septentrionalis strain SRP chromosome 3, ASM2978413v1, whole genome shotgun sequence genome includes a region encoding these proteins:
- the LOC129778336 gene encoding 40S ribosomal protein S2-like, which translates to MADAAPARGGFRGGFGSRGGARGGRGRGRGRGRGRGRGGKDDSKEWIPVTKLGRLVKDGKIRTLEEIYLYSLPIKEFEIIDFYLGRALKDEVLKIMPVQKQTRAGQRTRFKAFVAIGDSNGHIGLGVKCSKEVATAIRGAIILAKLSIVPVRRGYWGNKIGKPHTVPCKVSGKCGSVLVRLIPAPRGTGIVSAPVPKKLLQMAGIEDCYTMTRGSTTTLGNFAKATYAAIAETYAFLTPDLWKDLPLSKTPYQEYADFLEKTSKTGQRIIEL; encoded by the exons ATGGCGGACGCAGCTCCAGCCCGTGGTGGTTTTAGAGGAGGATTTGGTTCTCGTGGGGGTGCCCGTGGCGGACGAGGTCGAGGCCGCGGACGTGGTCGTGGTCGCGGTCGTGGCGGTAAGGACGATTCCAAGGAATGGATCCCAGTTACCAAATTGGGACGTCTGGTGAAGGACGGGAAAATTCGTACCTTGGAGGAAATCTATCTGTACTCGTTGCCAATAAAAGAGTTCGAAATCATCGATTTCTACCTGGGACGCGCTTTGAAGGATGAAGTTCTCAAAATTATGCCTGTCCAGAAGCAGACACGTGCCGGCCAGCGCACGCGTTTCAAGGCGTTCGTCGCCATCGGTGATAGCAACGGTCACATAGGCTTGGGAGTAAAATGTAGCAAGGAAGTTGCTACAGCCATTCGTGGGGCGATCATTCTGGCGAAGCTGTCAATTGTTCCCGTTCGCCGAGGCTATTGGGGTAACAAGATCGGTAAACCCCACACAGTACCATGCAAG GTCAGTGGCAAGTGCGGCTCGGTTTTGGTTCGTTTGATTCCTGCTCCACGTGGTACTGGCATCGTATCGGCTCCTGTCCCCAAGAAGTTACTGCAGATGGCTGGTATTGAGGATTGTTACACAATGACTCGTGGCTCAACAACCACTCTTGGCAATTTCGCTAAGGCCACATACGCCGCCATTGCTGAGACTTACGCTTTCCTCACGCCCGATTTGTGGAAAGATTTGCCTCTAAGCAAGACTCCCTACCAGGAGTATGCTGACTTCCTTGAGAAGACCAGCAAGACCGGTCAGCGCATCATTGAGCTGTAG